GCAAAGTCACCCGTGATCCTCAAAGCGATTTAGCAATTATTAAAATTGATGCTAAGAACCTTCCCGCAGCCAGACTCGGCGATTCCTCCAAAGTAAAGCCTGGGTCTTGGGTAATCGCAGTAGGAAGCCCATTTGGACTTGAGCAGACAATCACCATAGGCGTAGTCAGCGCGGTGGGCAGACAGGAGATAGCAGGTGACGGCCAGGAAAGTCGGTTTTATCCGAACTTAATCCAAACCGACGCCTCTATCAACCCTGGAAACAGCGGCGGCCCATTGGTTAACGTGGACGGCGAGGTAATCGGCATAAACACGCTGATACGGTCTCCTTTAGGTGTTGGCAATGTTGGCATTGGGTTTGCGATTCCATCAAATACCGCGAAGTTTGTAATGGAAAGGCTGATAGAACACGGCAAGGTAGTTCGCGGATATCTGGGTATTGGGCCTGCCGACCTAACGCCGGATGATAAGAAGAGATACGGAGTTGAAGAAGGCGCATTGGTAACTTCGGTTGAGGCTGGCACTCCTGCAGATGCGGCGGGCATTCAGGTTGAAGATGTCATTGTTGAGTTTGACGGTAAAAAGATTACGGACGAGATAAGCCTTCGCGAGATTGTTGCCAGCACGCCGCCTGGGAAGCGCGTCAAGGTTGTTGTTGTGCGAAACAAGCAGCGAATACCGCTGGAGGTAACGGTTGGCGAGCGCGATGAGGCAATTGCTTCTTCGCAAGAGAAGGCGGAATCGGAG
This region of Armatimonadota bacterium genomic DNA includes:
- a CDS encoding Do family serine endopeptidase, whose protein sequence is MDGSKYILSKPASLLVVIALSIALGASLAMNFSGQNTAYAVDQQTAKIAQRAALKQMQEGFISIADEILPSVVSITSIRTVSTRQTFPWFDDEFFKNLPFEIPKPEIPEKRRMESYGSGVIVRSDGYILTNDHVVGGAEKVKVHLKDGRQFEGKVTRDPQSDLAIIKIDAKNLPAARLGDSSKVKPGSWVIAVGSPFGLEQTITIGVVSAVGRQEIAGDGQESRFYPNLIQTDASINPGNSGGPLVNVDGEVIGINTLIRSPLGVGNVGIGFAIPSNTAKFVMERLIEHGKVVRGYLGIGPADLTPDDKKRYGVEEGALVTSVEAGTPADAAGIQVEDVIVEFDGKKITDEISLREIVASTPPGKRVKVVVVRNKQRIPLEVTVGERDEAIASSQEKAESELGFSVAAVTPSLVKKYNLSPDAKGVIVTSVSPDSGAARAGLQPGDLITKVGNKPIRTMADFNAAVKGVKSGDEIRMIVVTEKRSRLVIVPID